One Drechmeria coniospora strain ARSEF 6962 chromosome 01, whole genome shotgun sequence genomic region harbors:
- a CDS encoding kinase domain containing protein produces the protein MGPSAPRPIPSSDASSSIVQFPSEHPFIHSFLPHPLLPPSPPLPSLPPTNAASSSDKLLTLHDEPAALSGLPPATAPAALESPFAALLRYGGASYSSSAHQFPSDITDPILEEGGHEEESGSDSPLEPVTPVSGGRHSQDFTTLHPGQVDDDSASSHPRERADQAGQNPPSSAAPKTAPLLASPTSTTPPPTSTSRQQSPPASGQQSPPTSRQQSPPASTPRTPGQPDPCPSQAPLTPASRRSTRGSTSRLKRTMSSLFRRSNSLQEKEREQAIVDLPSLSTTDTTNSSIVLGGSVGTSSGDGVLSSTNKSSTTTRSSSPPSPGSPVEMAPTHAPTHAPMTMTNGALPNPDDFKKKARAATVLTLRGRAVNFVGATMGRGRQPPQPAPARRASSFDSDNRGLAAAQGAQADEEKTYPPERLPWAIPPDAGTGAKARRMSLSLPDDFTVDVAELQSEFEYLSKLLGRHGKHLGKGAASKVTLMVRKGCPTELYAVKEFRGKSHRESQEEYEKKIKSEFSIAKSIHHPNIVETIRLCTDHNRWNHVMEYCSEGDLFSLVQKGHLKGEEKKKDRLCLFKQLIQGVGYLHANGIAHRDIKLENLLLTKDSKLKITDFGVSEVFSGTHPGLRESGGQCGQNMGDVRLCSPGICGSEPYIAPEVLAKADRYDARALDVWSSAIVMIYLTFGGAIWSRAERGNLHYDKLVQGWEKWYRKHPECDACITDTDYPTCLAFDMGINPPALRRLLLQMLNPNPSKRISIEDVLGNRWVKNIECCQLESYDDPAQLIDAAKKDSCSKLGSKKIFCHSHLPPKSTGSHSLGKMPGQPGY, from the exons ATGGGGCCTTCGGCGCCTCGGCCAATACCGTCGTCGGACGCTTCCTCGAGCATTG TTCAATTTCCCTCCGAACATCcgttcattcattcattcctCCCTcatcccctcctccctccttctcctcctcttccctcCCTCCCGCCGACGAACGCTGCGTCGTCTTCCGACAAGTTGCTGACATTGCACGACGAACCAGCCGCCCTCAGCGGATTGcctccggcgacggcgccagcaGCGTTGGAATCGCCATTCGCCGCCCTGCTTCGCTACGGCGGCGCCAGctactcgtcgtcggctcatCAGTTTCCTTCCGACATCACCGATCCCATCCTCGAGGAAGGCGGCCACGAGGAAGAGTCGGGCAGCGATTCGCCGCTCGAACCCGTGACGCCCGTTAGCGGCGGCCGACACTCGCAAGACTTTACGACGCTGCATCCCGgccaggtcgacgacgacagcgcgAGCAGCCACCCGCGCGAGCGAGCCGACCAAGCGGGGCAGAACCCTCCCTCGAGCGCGGCGCCCAAGACGGCGCCTCTTCTCGCTTCGCCTACGTCGACGACCcccccgccgacgagcacgtcgaggcAGCAGTCGCCTCCCGCGTCGGGGCAGCAGTCGCCTCCCACGTCGAGGCAGCAGTCGCCtcccgcgtcgacgccgcgcaCACCCGGCCAGCCGGATCCGTGCCCGTCCCAAGCACCgctgacgccggcctcgcgtCGCTCGACGCGCGGATCCACGAGCAGGCTGAAGCGCACCATGTCGAGCCTGTTCCGTCGATCCAATTCGCTGCAGGAAAAGGAACGAGagcaggccatcgtcgactTGCCGTccctgtcgacgacggacacgACCAACTCGagcatcgtcctcggcgggaGCGTCGGCACCTCTTCCGGCGACGGAGTCCTGTCGTCGACCAACaagtcctcgacgacgacgcgatcgagctcgccgccgtcgcccggttcccccgtcgagatggcgccgacgcacGCGCCGACGCACGCGCCCATGACGATGACCAACGGCGCCCTGCCCAACCCCGACGACTTCAAGAAGAAGgctcgggcggcgacggtgctgaCGCTGCGCGGCCGGGCCGTCAACTTTGTCGGCGCGACGATGGGTAGGGGCCGacagccgccgcagccggcgccggcgcggcgCGCGAGCAGCTTCGACTCGGACAACCGcgggctcgcggcggccCAGGGCGCGCAGGCTGACGAGGAGAAGACGTACCCGCCCGAGCGGTTGCCGTGGGCGATCCCGCCCGACGCTGGCACGGGCGCCAAGGCGCGGCGCATGAGCCTGAGCCTGCCCGACGACTtcaccgtcgacgtggccgagctGCAGTCCGAGTTCGAGTACCTCTCCAAgctgctcggccggcacggcaAGCACCTCGGCAAGGGCGCCGCCTCCAAGGTGACGCTCATGGTCCGCAAGGGCTGCCCGACGGAGCTCTACGCCGTCAAGGAGTTCCGCGGCAAGTCGCACCGCGAGAGCCAGGAGGAGTACGAGAAGAAGATCAAGTCCGAGTTCAGCATCGCCAAGAGCATTCACCACCCCAACATCGTCGAGACGATCCGGCTCTGCACCGATCACAACCGGTGGAACCACGTGATGGAGTACTGCTCCGAGGGCGACCTCTTCTCCCTCGTGCAGAAGGGCCACCTCAagggcgaggagaagaagaaggaccGGCTCTGCCTCTTCAAGCAGCTCATCCAGGGCGTCGGCTACCTGCACGCCAACGGCATCGCCCACCGCGACATCAAGCTCGAGAACCTGCTGCTGACCAAGGACAGCAAGCTCAAGATCACCGACTTTGGCGTCTCCGAGGTCTTCTCGGGCACCCACCCGGGCCTGCGCGAGTCGGGCGGCCAGTGCGGCCAGAACATGGGCGACGTCCGGCTCTGCTCGCCCGGCATCTGCGGCAGCGAGCCGTACATCGCGCCCGAGGTGCTCGCCAAGGCGGACAGGTACGACGcgcgcgccctcgacgtctgGAGCTCGGCCATTGTCATGATCTACCTCACCTTTGGCGGCGCCATCTGGTCGCGGGCCGAGCGCGGCAACCTGCACTACGACAAGCTCGTCCAGGGCTGGGAGAAGTGGTACCGGAAGCACCCCGAGTGCGACGCCTGCATCACCGACACCGACTACCCGACCTGCCTCGCCTTCGACATGGGCATCAACCCGCCCGCCCTGCGTCGGCTTCTCCTGCAGATGCTCAACCCGAACCCGTCCAAGCGCATCTCCATCGAGGACGTGCTCGGCAACCGCTGGGTCAAGAACATCGAGTGCTGCCAGCTCGAATCCTACGACGACCCGGCCCAGCTCATCgacgcggccaagaaggacTCGTGCAGCAAGCTCGGATCGAAGAAGATCTTTTGCCACAGCCACCTACCTCCGAAGAGCACCGGCTCCCACTCGCTCGGGAAGATGCCTGGCCAACCTGGCTACTAG